A DNA window from Chitinibacter fontanus contains the following coding sequences:
- a CDS encoding LexA family protein, translated as MASFLSGPWAAQASPVSYELPFIGSVSAGFPSPAADWSEERVDLNLRYISHPEATFYFTVSGDSMVSVNPERSIPDGALLIVDRALAAQHNDIVVAIVDNDFTVKRLFQRQQRLALLAENPAYAPIILGDEQELVIWGVVRAWIVEAR; from the coding sequence ATGGCAAGTTTTCTATCTGGCCCTTGGGCTGCCCAAGCCAGCCCAGTTTCATATGAATTACCCTTCATTGGCTCGGTATCGGCAGGGTTTCCATCTCCGGCGGCCGATTGGTCTGAGGAGCGGGTGGACTTAAACCTCCGCTATATTTCACACCCCGAGGCGACATTCTATTTCACCGTGTCTGGCGATAGCATGGTCAGCGTGAATCCGGAGCGCTCAATTCCTGATGGTGCCTTGCTAATTGTTGACCGAGCCTTAGCCGCGCAGCACAACGATATTGTGGTGGCGATCGTCGATAACGATTTTACCGTCAAGCGGCTATTTCAGCGGCAGCAACGGCTGGCCTTGCTGGCGGAAAATCCGGCGTATGCACCGATTATTTTGGGTGATGAGCAGGAGTTGGTCATCTGGGGGGTTGTGCGGGCGTGGATCGTGGAGGCGCGATGA
- a CDS encoding Y-family DNA polymerase — protein sequence MIALVDVNNFYVSCQRVFEPHLVGKPVVVLSNNDGCIISRSAEAKALGIPMAAPWHQLSQFARAHGVIAYSSNYALYADMSQRVMQVLARFSPQQEVYSIDECFLGLHGVLSDHTELGLLLKQTVWRWTGLPICVGIAPTKTLAKLANHIAKQRPEFAGVCEWEKLPVQQRQQFMATMDVGEVWGIGRKLSVRLKQDGIHTVADLAASPAEQLRQRYGVVLQRIVAELNGCACLELEEVTPDKQQILCSRSFGQPIFSEQQLAEAISTYLARAAEKLRQQNSLAGAVGIFIRTNPFRPNEPQYRQQMVLPLTQPSNDTLKLTRIALRMLARLYRSGFAYAKAGVMLTQLQPKTAIQGHLFLQTADPIKRAELNATLDAINRRWGRGAIGLACAGNKKPAWAMNQQHLSPYWTTRWPDIPVALAK from the coding sequence ATGATTGCCCTAGTGGACGTCAATAATTTTTATGTGAGCTGCCAGCGCGTATTCGAGCCCCATTTGGTCGGCAAGCCCGTGGTGGTGTTGTCCAATAATGATGGTTGTATCATTTCACGTTCGGCTGAGGCCAAGGCGCTGGGTATTCCGATGGCTGCTCCTTGGCACCAGCTTAGCCAGTTTGCGCGTGCCCACGGTGTGATTGCCTATAGCAGCAATTATGCTTTGTATGCTGATATGAGTCAGCGGGTGATGCAGGTGCTGGCGCGTTTTAGTCCGCAGCAAGAGGTGTACTCGATTGACGAATGCTTTCTGGGGCTGCATGGGGTTCTTTCCGATCACACTGAGCTGGGTTTGCTGCTAAAACAAACGGTCTGGCGCTGGACGGGCTTGCCCATTTGTGTCGGGATTGCGCCGACCAAAACATTGGCCAAGTTGGCTAACCATATTGCTAAACAGCGCCCTGAGTTTGCCGGTGTATGCGAGTGGGAAAAATTGCCGGTTCAGCAGCGGCAACAATTCATGGCGACGATGGATGTGGGTGAGGTCTGGGGTATTGGCCGCAAACTCTCTGTACGATTGAAACAGGATGGTATACATACAGTTGCTGATTTGGCTGCCAGCCCTGCCGAGCAATTACGTCAACGCTACGGCGTAGTTTTGCAGCGCATTGTGGCCGAGCTCAATGGCTGTGCTTGCCTAGAGCTTGAAGAGGTCACGCCGGACAAACAGCAAATTTTATGCTCCCGCTCATTTGGTCAGCCGATTTTTAGCGAGCAACAATTGGCTGAGGCGATTAGCACCTATCTGGCGCGGGCGGCGGAAAAACTACGGCAGCAGAATTCGCTTGCAGGTGCCGTGGGGATTTTTATTCGCACCAACCCGTTTCGCCCTAATGAGCCACAATATCGTCAGCAAATGGTGTTGCCACTGACGCAACCGAGCAATGACACGCTGAAGCTCACCCGCATCGCGTTACGGATGTTGGCACGCCTTTATCGCTCCGGTTTTGCCTACGCGAAAGCGGGGGTGATGTTGACGCAATTGCAGCCCAAGACCGCGATTCAGGGGCATTTATTTTTGCAGACGGCCGACCCGATAAAACGGGCTGAGCTCAATGCCACACTGGACGCAATTAATCGGCGCTGGGGGCGTGGGGCAATCGGTTTGGCGTGTGCTGGGAATAAAAAGCCCGCGTGGGCGATGAATCAGCAACATTTGTCGCCGTATTGGACCACGCGTTGGCCAGATATTCCCGTTGCCTTGGCAAAATAA
- a CDS encoding substrate-binding periplasmic protein, protein MRRLYTLLCFCGLTLSATLLAAPTLRIGLGESKLPYIDAEQRTGVEYEIISAIFQQAGLKISIDHLPNKRAQYLFNQGKLDAYISTAGQYASNPYIVYQNMAITLCERQIKLASMTDLARYQVGAFHNASQLLGDEFAKQASDKTRYTELAQQELLNRMLALGRIDVAVSDINIFQHFNQLQHRVPTAICPYALFPPTHYRLIFHNASLQARFNQALAQTLNSKLYEQLATKYKLSLERGRPYFKP, encoded by the coding sequence ATGCGCCGGCTCTACACCTTGCTCTGTTTCTGTGGTTTGACTCTCTCAGCCACGCTGTTGGCTGCGCCGACGCTCCGCATCGGGCTTGGGGAAAGCAAACTACCCTACATCGACGCAGAACAGCGCACAGGCGTTGAATACGAGATTATTAGCGCGATTTTCCAGCAAGCTGGGCTCAAGATCAGCATTGACCATTTGCCGAATAAACGAGCGCAATACCTGTTTAACCAAGGCAAACTGGATGCCTATATCAGCACTGCGGGGCAATATGCGTCCAATCCCTACATTGTTTACCAGAACATGGCGATTACGCTGTGCGAGCGCCAAATCAAACTGGCCTCGATGACGGATTTAGCCCGCTATCAGGTGGGTGCATTTCATAATGCCAGCCAGTTACTGGGGGATGAGTTTGCTAAACAAGCCAGCGACAAAACCCGCTATACGGAATTGGCACAGCAAGAGCTACTGAATCGGATGCTGGCTTTGGGGCGTATCGATGTGGCAGTCAGTGATATCAATATATTCCAGCATTTCAATCAGCTACAGCACCGGGTACCTACCGCAATTTGCCCTTATGCCCTCTTTCCACCCACGCACTATCGCCTGATTTTTCACAATGCTTCATTGCAAGCACGGTTTAATCAAGCTTTAGCACAAACCTTAAACTCGAAGCTTTACGAGCAACTAGCCACAAAATATAAGCTCTCGCTCGAGCGCGGGCGGCCTTACTTCAAACCCTGA
- a CDS encoding tryptophan--tRNA ligase yields MSSTRVLTGITTTGTPHLGNYVGAIRPAIVASQSANTDCFFFMADYHALIKCDDPARIERSRLEIAATWLAAGLDPERVTFYRQSDVPEVTELNWLLTCVTAKGQMNRAHAYKASTDINEAAGEDPDAGITMGLFCYPILMAADILLFNPHKVPVGRDQIQHIEMARDVAARFNHLFGAGKEFFVLPEAHIEEQVATLPGLDGRKMSKSYDNTIPLFEGGSKALKDAIARIVTNSLLPGEPKDPNCHLVTIYEAFATPEQAAQFRADLVAGLGWGDAKKQLLELIESHVGPMRERYAELMAHPEQIEELLQIGAAKARAIAAPLLKEVREAVGLRRMNALPQAKEKAVKVALPVFKQFRLNDGQFYFNFSDAHGKLLLESTGFASGKDAGQWVGKLKKEGLAALTADAPVQLAAGIDQQELANALAALNAA; encoded by the coding sequence ATGAGCAGCACGCGGGTTTTAACTGGGATTACGACAACGGGCACCCCCCATTTGGGCAATTACGTCGGCGCGATTCGTCCGGCGATTGTGGCAAGCCAATCCGCCAACACCGATTGCTTCTTTTTTATGGCCGACTACCATGCGCTAATCAAATGCGATGATCCAGCCCGCATCGAGCGCTCGCGGCTTGAAATCGCCGCTACTTGGCTGGCTGCCGGGCTTGATCCAGAACGCGTGACGTTCTACCGCCAATCAGACGTGCCTGAAGTCACTGAACTCAACTGGTTGCTGACTTGTGTAACCGCCAAAGGCCAGATGAACCGCGCGCACGCCTACAAAGCCAGCACCGACATCAACGAAGCGGCGGGTGAAGACCCCGATGCAGGCATCACGATGGGCTTGTTCTGCTACCCGATTTTGATGGCAGCGGACATTTTGCTATTTAACCCGCACAAAGTGCCGGTGGGGCGCGATCAGATTCAACACATTGAAATGGCGCGCGACGTGGCGGCGCGCTTTAACCATCTGTTCGGTGCGGGCAAAGAGTTTTTCGTCTTGCCTGAAGCGCATATCGAAGAACAAGTTGCGACCTTGCCAGGCTTGGATGGCCGCAAGATGAGCAAATCGTACGACAACACGATTCCATTGTTTGAAGGCGGCAGCAAAGCGTTGAAAGACGCGATCGCGCGCATTGTGACTAACAGCCTGCTGCCCGGCGAGCCAAAAGACCCCAATTGTCATCTGGTTACGATTTATGAAGCCTTTGCTACGCCAGAACAAGCTGCACAATTCCGCGCCGACTTGGTGGCGGGTTTAGGCTGGGGCGACGCGAAAAAACAATTACTCGAGCTGATCGAAAGCCACGTTGGCCCGATGCGCGAGCGTTACGCCGAGCTGATGGCGCACCCAGAGCAGATTGAAGAATTGCTGCAAATTGGCGCAGCCAAAGCGCGTGCGATTGCCGCACCATTGCTCAAAGAAGTGCGCGAAGCCGTTGGTCTACGCCGTATGAATGCGCTGCCGCAAGCGAAAGAAAAGGCCGTTAAGGTGGCGTTGCCGGTTTTCAAACAATTCCGGCTGAATGATGGTCAGTTTTACTTCAACTTCAGCGATGCGCATGGCAAGTTATTGCTCGAAAGCACGGGTTTTGCCTCTGGTAAAGACGCTGGGCAATGGGTTGGTAAGCTGAAAAAAGAAGGCCTTGCCGCTCTCACCGCTGATGCCCCGGTGCAACTAGCCGCTGGAATTGACCAGCAAGAGCTAGCCAATGCCCTAGCTGCATTGAACGCAGCTTAA
- the rlmF gene encoding 23S rRNA (adenine(1618)-N(6))-methyltransferase RlmF, with the protein MKKNSTRPQGAKLHPRNPHQGRYDFPALIAASHELAAFVAKNAYGDDSIDFANPQAVKALNRALLAHFYGIKFWDTPDGYLCPPIPGRADYVHTLADLLAEKTGQIPRGDTVSGLDIGVGANAIYPMLGRASYGWQFVGSDIDPVSLQNAAHIFASNAVLKDGLETRWQKTAQHIFTGIIGPDDYFDFTLCNPPFHASAADAAAGSNRKLRNLGLSQSTRQQPKLNFAGQHNELWCVGGEARFIAQMIIESQQFATQVGWFTTLVSKSDNLPAIYRALQRVKAVDVRTLPMAQGQKQSRIVAWRFC; encoded by the coding sequence ATGAAAAAAAATAGCACTAGACCTCAAGGGGCAAAACTTCATCCACGCAATCCTCATCAAGGTCGCTATGACTTTCCCGCACTGATTGCGGCTAGCCACGAGCTGGCCGCGTTTGTGGCCAAAAACGCCTATGGTGATGACAGTATCGACTTTGCTAACCCGCAGGCGGTCAAAGCGCTCAATCGCGCGCTGCTCGCCCATTTTTATGGGATTAAATTCTGGGATACGCCAGATGGGTATCTTTGTCCACCCATCCCGGGGCGTGCCGATTACGTGCATACCCTTGCTGATCTATTGGCAGAAAAAACCGGCCAGATTCCACGCGGCGACACGGTAAGCGGGTTGGATATTGGTGTTGGAGCGAATGCGATTTATCCGATGCTGGGGCGCGCTAGCTATGGCTGGCAATTTGTTGGCTCGGATATTGATCCTGTGTCCTTGCAAAACGCGGCACATATTTTCGCCAGTAATGCGGTACTGAAAGATGGCTTAGAAACGCGCTGGCAAAAAACGGCTCAGCATATCTTTACCGGCATTATCGGGCCCGACGATTACTTTGATTTCACGCTGTGCAACCCGCCGTTTCACGCCTCGGCTGCCGATGCGGCGGCGGGCAGCAATCGCAAATTGCGCAATTTGGGTTTGAGTCAATCTACTCGTCAGCAACCCAAGCTCAATTTTGCTGGCCAGCACAATGAGCTGTGGTGTGTGGGGGGAGAGGCGCGTTTTATTGCCCAAATGATTATCGAGAGCCAGCAATTTGCGACCCAAGTCGGCTGGTTTACCACGTTGGTGTCAAAAAGCGATAACTTACCCGCGATTTATCGTGCTTTGCAGCGAGTCAAGGCGGTAGACGTACGTACGCTGCCAATGGCCCAAGGTCAAAAACAAAGCCGTATCGTAGCTTGGCGGTTTTGCTAG
- a CDS encoding carbonic anhydrase family protein translates to MQFSRIFQALAVSTTFLLGSAYAADDHAAPVKAEPYAVGKTITKAVQAGVTPAQAIEILQAGNQRFASGKSYKYDYPKQVKQTALGQYPLASVVACIDSRSAPEQVFNTGVGEIFDARVAGNTVNEDIVGSLEYAAKVAGSRAIVVLGHTSCGAIKGACDGVKMGNLTGLLDKLMPAVNATTTQGERNSKNHTFVHDVTEENVKQTVAKIRTMSPILKEMEDKGQIKIVGAMYDTSSGKVEWLK, encoded by the coding sequence ATGCAATTCAGCCGTATTTTTCAAGCCTTGGCCGTTTCGACCACTTTTTTGCTCGGTAGCGCTTACGCCGCCGATGATCATGCTGCTCCGGTTAAGGCCGAGCCTTATGCTGTGGGTAAAACCATCACCAAAGCCGTGCAGGCTGGGGTAACGCCTGCTCAGGCAATCGAGATTCTACAAGCGGGTAATCAGCGCTTTGCCAGCGGCAAGTCTTACAAATACGATTATCCAAAACAGGTTAAACAAACCGCGCTGGGCCAATATCCATTGGCCAGTGTAGTGGCGTGCATTGATTCGCGCTCTGCGCCCGAACAAGTCTTTAACACTGGGGTTGGTGAGATTTTTGATGCGCGAGTTGCTGGCAATACCGTGAATGAAGACATCGTTGGCAGCTTGGAATACGCGGCTAAAGTAGCGGGCTCACGCGCGATTGTGGTGTTAGGTCATACCTCATGTGGCGCAATTAAAGGTGCTTGTGATGGCGTGAAGATGGGGAATTTAACTGGTCTATTGGATAAGTTGATGCCTGCTGTGAACGCAACCACCACGCAGGGTGAACGCAACTCGAAAAACCATACATTTGTTCATGACGTTACCGAAGAAAATGTGAAGCAAACCGTAGCAAAGATTCGTACTATGAGCCCGATTTTGAAGGAAATGGAAGACAAAGGTCAGATCAAGATTGTCGGCGCTATGTATGACACCAGCTCAGGCAAGGTTGAGTGGTTAAAATAA
- a CDS encoding phosphorylase family protein encodes MKITVVFPTRTEAKFFTRKDVGVAFCGVGLSSAAYHTSKIIAQHQPDYLIMAGIAGVYPHSQLKVGDVVLVASEREADLGFFTPSGFTHLADLGLEMDFPLQRNWVCPYLNAQLPLPLAHSNSLNAAMAPFAATDEIYLENMEGAAFFQVCLAEQQRFLEVRAISNVAQISEDDWDFDGSIQQLTLALDRLINHLQQNELLSA; translated from the coding sequence ATGAAAATAACTGTGGTATTTCCTACCCGTACCGAAGCTAAGTTTTTTACGCGCAAAGATGTGGGCGTGGCGTTTTGTGGCGTAGGTTTAAGTTCTGCCGCTTACCATACCAGCAAAATTATTGCTCAACACCAGCCTGATTATTTAATTATGGCGGGGATTGCTGGTGTCTATCCTCATTCACAATTAAAGGTGGGGGATGTAGTGTTGGTTGCGAGTGAACGCGAGGCTGATCTGGGCTTTTTTACCCCTAGCGGTTTTACCCATTTGGCTGATTTGGGTTTAGAGATGGATTTTCCTCTGCAGCGAAATTGGGTTTGCCCGTACCTCAATGCGCAGTTGCCATTGCCCTTGGCGCATAGCAATTCTCTGAATGCCGCGATGGCGCCATTTGCTGCGACCGACGAGATTTATTTGGAAAATATGGAAGGGGCTGCGTTTTTTCAGGTGTGCTTGGCTGAACAGCAACGATTTTTAGAGGTTCGTGCTATCTCGAATGTGGCGCAAATTAGTGAGGATGATTGGGATTTTGATGGCTCAATTCAGCAACTGACCCTCGCACTGGATCGATTGATCAACCACTTGCAGCAGAACGAGTTATTAAGTGCCTGA
- a CDS encoding cysteine-rich CWC family protein codes for MPESTRICPQCAATFCCTGDEPSSACWCMALPPVLTVPENSVGCLCPACLGLAIAAQIEQAKLIQNT; via the coding sequence GTGCCTGAATCAACTAGAATCTGCCCGCAATGCGCGGCAACTTTTTGCTGTACGGGTGATGAGCCAAGCTCGGCATGTTGGTGTATGGCATTGCCGCCAGTATTGACTGTGCCTGAGAACTCTGTGGGTTGTTTGTGCCCAGCATGTTTAGGCTTAGCTATTGCGGCACAAATCGAGCAAGCCAAGCTTATTCAAAACACTTGA
- a CDS encoding cell wall hydrolase: MSNRNQIIAGGAALLVALNSFSFFAFPMPRIGQLAATIAAEHEAKTQSQLNTQLHTDSASEPSSARMSPQDRETLILNAFNEARGEGINGIKAVLGVTMARVDSICYPDSVTDVVYQRHQFSWTHQRGSARTLASAARIDAQALQQIKTIVDEYIAEGAKPSTALLYHANYVRPKWTRSPDVKRVKRIGSHLFYDLKDC; encoded by the coding sequence ATGTCGAATCGGAATCAAATTATTGCGGGCGGTGCTGCCCTGCTAGTTGCGCTAAACTCGTTTTCATTCTTTGCCTTTCCCATGCCCCGCATCGGGCAATTGGCGGCCACCATTGCTGCCGAACACGAAGCTAAAACACAATCCCAACTCAATACTCAGCTTCATACAGATAGCGCAAGCGAGCCAAGTAGCGCACGCATGAGCCCGCAAGACCGTGAAACCTTGATCCTGAATGCATTTAACGAAGCACGCGGCGAAGGCATCAATGGCATTAAGGCGGTACTCGGCGTCACAATGGCGCGAGTAGATTCCATTTGCTACCCCGACTCGGTCACCGATGTGGTCTATCAACGCCATCAATTTTCTTGGACACACCAACGCGGCAGCGCACGAACCTTAGCCAGCGCGGCGCGTATCGATGCACAAGCATTACAACAAATCAAAACCATTGTGGATGAATACATCGCCGAGGGGGCCAAACCAAGTACAGCACTGCTGTATCACGCCAACTACGTACGCCCTAAATGGACCCGTTCACCCGATGTAAAACGGGTAAAGCGCATCGGAAGCCATCTATTCTATGACCTTAAAGACTGCTAA
- a CDS encoding peptide MFS transporter — MHTTHPRGLYLLFATEMWERFSYYGNRALLALFMLSALSFDKHFTAALYGQYTGLVFLTPLIGGYIADRFWGNRRSIMVGGVLMALGQYSLFASGSYYTQLDIAIPLFYLGLGLIILGNGLFKPNISTMVGQLYTAQDKRKDAAYTIFYMGINLGSFFAPLICGTLGDTGNPADFRWGFFAAGTGMVMSLLVFAFFQRKYLVDPQGNQIGLAPEHRSQAQTARRNEPLTRTDYDRMLVIGVISFFVIFFWAAFEQAGVSLTFFANENLDRQVFGWTVPTSWFQSLNPVFVLIFAPILAQFWVKLANKDREPASPTKMAYGLLLLSAGFLVIALGVKQVAPGVKLSMMWLVAMYWLHSMGELCLSPIGLSLVNKLAPAKFASLLMGVWFLSTAAANWFAGILAGFYPEAGKPAPQFLGWEIVSLNDFFMFFVMMSFAAGGLLLLSTSFLQKRMHGVN; from the coding sequence ATGCATACAACGCATCCGCGAGGATTGTATTTATTATTTGCCACGGAAATGTGGGAGCGCTTTTCGTATTACGGCAACCGCGCCTTGTTAGCATTATTTATGCTATCTGCGCTTTCATTCGATAAGCACTTTACTGCTGCTCTCTATGGCCAATATACCGGGCTGGTTTTTCTGACCCCGCTGATTGGTGGTTACATCGCCGACCGTTTCTGGGGTAATCGCCGTTCAATTATGGTCGGTGGCGTGCTGATGGCCTTGGGACAATACTCCCTGTTTGCGTCAGGCAGCTATTACACCCAGCTGGATATTGCGATTCCATTGTTTTACCTGGGCCTTGGCCTGATCATTTTGGGTAACGGCTTATTCAAGCCCAATATTTCAACCATGGTCGGCCAGCTTTATACCGCACAAGATAAACGCAAAGATGCGGCTTATACCATTTTCTATATGGGCATTAACTTAGGCTCATTCTTTGCCCCACTGATCTGCGGAACGCTAGGGGACACTGGCAACCCGGCTGATTTTCGCTGGGGTTTTTTTGCCGCAGGCACGGGCATGGTCATGAGCTTGCTGGTATTTGCCTTTTTCCAACGAAAATATCTCGTTGACCCACAGGGTAACCAAATTGGCCTGGCGCCCGAGCATCGCAGTCAGGCGCAAACCGCACGCCGCAACGAGCCTTTGACGCGTACAGACTATGATCGGATGCTGGTGATTGGGGTAATTTCTTTCTTCGTGATTTTCTTCTGGGCGGCCTTTGAACAAGCAGGAGTTTCACTTACGTTCTTTGCCAATGAAAACCTTGATCGCCAAGTATTTGGCTGGACAGTCCCCACCTCTTGGTTTCAATCACTCAACCCCGTTTTTGTGCTGATCTTTGCCCCGATTCTGGCGCAATTTTGGGTCAAGCTCGCCAATAAAGACCGCGAACCTGCATCTCCAACCAAAATGGCCTATGGCTTATTGCTACTCTCGGCGGGCTTTTTGGTGATTGCGCTTGGCGTAAAACAAGTGGCACCCGGTGTGAAATTATCCATGATGTGGCTGGTAGCAATGTACTGGCTGCACTCAATGGGTGAGCTTTGCCTGTCACCCATTGGCTTATCACTGGTTAATAAACTGGCACCTGCAAAATTTGCTTCCTTGCTGATGGGTGTTTGGTTTTTATCCACAGCAGCGGCTAACTGGTTTGCAGGGATTCTGGCTGGTTTTTACCCTGAAGCAGGTAAGCCTGCTCCGCAGTTTCTGGGCTGGGAAATTGTGAGCTTGAATGACTTTTTCATGTTTTTTGTGATGATGTCTTTCGCCGCTGGCGGCTTATTATTACTGAGCACCAGCTTCTTGCAAAAACGCATGCATGGCGTGAACTAG
- a CDS encoding hemolysin family protein, producing MMSIFTSSLLIGLLIVVSAFFSISEISLAASRKMKLAQMRDDGDERAALVLELLAQPGHFFTAVQIGVNAVAILAGVLGESVYAQAFTQFFARFVPADMALTLGSAGSFLLVTAVFILLADLIPKRIGMVVSESVAVRIVRPIRLCVLALRPFVWFFNGLANQVLKLLGLPQARVNDITTDDILALANAGALSGVVAKQEQQLIENVFELEERTAPSSMTVRESIVWIDRLESEDSIKAKLLASPHAKFPVCIGHIDQVIGYVDSQDILSNVLRGESISLRGDGLLRNALILPETLSLAEILGQFKAAREDFALIINEYALVVGLITLNDITGALMGDQSVALDEEQIVQRDANSWLVDGVTAIGDLERVFHIDAFPDDDQYETIAGFMMYMLRKVPKRTDFVIHAGFKFEVVDIDHYKIDQLLVTRCEAGSANPPAL from the coding sequence ATGATGAGTATTTTCACAAGCTCCCTCTTGATTGGACTACTGATTGTAGTCAGCGCTTTTTTTTCAATTTCCGAAATTTCCCTCGCGGCTAGTCGCAAAATGAAATTGGCGCAAATGCGCGATGATGGCGATGAACGCGCCGCGCTGGTGCTGGAACTACTGGCTCAACCCGGGCATTTCTTCACTGCGGTGCAGATTGGTGTCAACGCTGTTGCTATTTTGGCGGGTGTCCTCGGCGAAAGCGTATATGCGCAAGCTTTTACACAATTCTTTGCGCGATTTGTGCCTGCAGATATGGCGTTGACCTTGGGCTCGGCAGGCTCATTCTTATTAGTGACGGCCGTTTTTATCCTATTGGCCGACTTAATTCCGAAACGGATTGGTATGGTAGTGTCCGAATCCGTTGCGGTGCGGATTGTGCGCCCAATTCGCTTATGCGTGCTGGCATTGCGCCCCTTTGTCTGGTTTTTTAATGGCTTAGCGAATCAAGTACTTAAGTTATTGGGCTTACCGCAAGCACGAGTAAATGACATTACTACCGACGATATTTTGGCGCTGGCTAATGCCGGAGCCTTATCGGGTGTGGTGGCCAAGCAAGAGCAACAATTGATTGAAAATGTGTTTGAGCTGGAAGAGCGCACTGCGCCGTCGAGCATGACCGTGCGCGAGAGCATCGTCTGGATCGACCGGCTCGAATCGGAAGACAGCATCAAAGCCAAATTACTCGCTAGCCCGCACGCCAAATTTCCCGTCTGCATTGGCCACATCGATCAAGTCATTGGTTATGTGGATTCGCAAGATATTCTGAGTAATGTGCTGCGTGGCGAAAGTATTTCACTGCGCGGCGATGGTTTGCTGCGCAATGCGCTGATCTTGCCCGAAACCTTGTCACTGGCTGAAATCTTGGGCCAATTTAAAGCGGCACGCGAAGATTTTGCGCTGATTATCAACGAGTATGCGCTGGTGGTAGGGCTAATTACGCTCAACGACATTACCGGCGCGCTGATGGGTGATCAAAGCGTGGCGCTCGACGAGGAGCAAATCGTGCAGCGCGATGCTAATTCATGGCTGGTCGATGGCGTGACGGCCATTGGTGATTTGGAGCGCGTGTTTCATATCGATGCATTCCCCGATGATGATCAATACGAAACGATTGCCGGTTTTATGATGTATATGCTGCGCAAAGTGCCCAAGCGCACCGATTTTGTCATTCATGCTGGCTTCAAATTTGAAGTAGTCGATATCGACCATTACAAAATTGACCAATTGCTGGTGACGCGCTGTGAAGCCGGTTCAGCCAATCCGCCCGCACTATAG